In a single window of the Gemmatimonadota bacterium genome:
- a CDS encoding CBS domain-containing protein, which yields MITVREMLAAKRNNLTQRVSPTTTVRDAAQIMNEAGTGSVLVEVGGKVVGIFTERDLMRRVVAADKLPGATTVGDVMTTALVTARPDATLADCGQLMSERRIRHLPVFDGEEVIGIVTTGDLLAHELAEKSAKIQHLEDFVFYTRS from the coding sequence ATGATCACCGTACGCGAGATGCTCGCCGCCAAGCGGAACAACCTCACTCAGCGGGTGTCCCCGACCACCACGGTCCGTGACGCCGCGCAGATCATGAACGAGGCTGGGACGGGCAGCGTGCTGGTGGAAGTCGGGGGGAAGGTGGTGGGGATCTTCACCGAGCGTGACTTGATGCGTCGCGTCGTCGCCGCCGACAAGCTCCCGGGTGCCACGACGGTAGGCGATGTGATGACGACGGCGCTGGTGACCGCACGGCCCGATGCGACGCTTGCCGACTGTGGCCAGCTGATGAGCGAGCGCCGGATCCGCCACCTGCCGGTCTTCGACGGCGAAGAAGTGATCGGGATCGTGACCACCGGCGACCTGCTCGCCCACGAACTCGCCGAGAAGAGCGCCAAGATCCAGCACCTCGAGGACTTCGTCTTCTACACCCGCAGCTAG